The following are from one region of the Hydrogenimonas sp. SS33 genome:
- a CDS encoding flagellin, with protein MGFRINTNIGAMNAHRNALMTNKRLNTNLERLSSGLRINKAADDASGMAIADSLRAQSQGLGQAIRNANDGIGVVQTADGALDEYINIIDTVRTKAIQAASDGQNDDSRMAIQRDINRLLEEANNIAKTTSFNGLKLLDGSYTDKKFQIGAYANETVNISISDTRTTTVGQFAYGHGTATTAALAAGDLVVNGADVGATADAQASTIATAINNLDVGVTATAKTTVKGANAVAGGSIAAGDFKINGIDIGAVTFSASDSTGKLVTAINNKSDETGVKASLENGALLLTNEDGGDITIAIANGADAKIFGGTAGGNNVYVDGSATAEAAAGTKHGFITLESDSQINLTGNDETKAGFTDNETISLANAISTADVRTYDAAQLTIKKADHALAQLDRTRSDIGSVQNQLESTIRNISVTQVNVTAAESQIRDVDFAQESADFAKNNILAQSGSYALSQANAVQQNVLRLLQ; from the coding sequence ATGGGATTTCGAATCAACACAAACATCGGTGCGATGAATGCCCATCGCAATGCTCTGATGACGAACAAACGTCTCAATACAAACCTCGAAAGACTGAGTTCTGGTCTTCGCATCAACAAAGCGGCGGACGACGCGTCGGGCATGGCGATCGCAGACTCGCTGCGTGCCCAGTCACAGGGACTTGGACAGGCTATCCGTAACGCCAACGACGGTATCGGCGTCGTACAGACGGCCGACGGTGCACTCGACGAATATATCAACATCATCGACACGGTCCGCACCAAAGCGATCCAGGCGGCATCCGACGGACAGAACGATGATTCGCGTATGGCGATCCAGCGGGACATCAACCGCCTGCTCGAAGAAGCGAACAATATCGCCAAAACCACTTCGTTCAACGGCCTGAAACTTCTCGACGGCTCCTATACCGACAAGAAATTTCAGATCGGTGCCTATGCCAACGAAACGGTCAACATATCGATTTCAGATACGAGAACCACAACGGTCGGACAGTTCGCTTACGGACACGGCACAGCCACTACTGCTGCTCTGGCGGCGGGAGACCTTGTCGTCAACGGTGCCGATGTAGGTGCAACGGCAGATGCACAGGCCAGCACCATCGCCACCGCTATCAACAATCTGGATGTCGGTGTCACCGCTACCGCCAAAACCACGGTAAAAGGCGCCAATGCCGTTGCCGGAGGCAGCATTGCGGCGGGCGATTTCAAAATTAACGGTATCGACATCGGTGCTGTAACCTTTTCCGCAAGCGACAGCACGGGAAAACTGGTTACGGCCATCAACAACAAAAGCGATGAAACCGGTGTCAAAGCTTCACTCGAAAACGGAGCTCTGCTCTTGACGAATGAGGACGGTGGTGACATTACGATTGCCATCGCCAACGGTGCAGATGCCAAAATTTTCGGTGGAACCGCCGGCGGAAACAACGTCTATGTTGACGGCAGCGCTACTGCCGAAGCCGCCGCAGGTACCAAACACGGTTTCATTACGCTGGAATCAGACAGCCAGATCAACCTGACAGGTAACGATGAAACCAAAGCAGGTTTTACGGATAATGAAACAATCTCTCTGGCGAATGCGATTTCTACGGCAGATGTTAGAACCTACGACGCGGCCCAGCTGACGATCAAAAAGGCCGACCATGCGTTGGCACAGCTTGACCGTACGCGTTCGGATATCGGTTCGGTTCAGAACCAGCTCGAATCGACGATCCGCAACATCTCCGTGACCCAGGTCAACGTCACCGCGGCCGAAAGCCAGATCCGCGACGTCGACTTCGCACAGGAGTCTGCAGACTTCGCCAAAAACAACATTCTCGCACAGAGCGGCTCCTACGCCCTTTCCCAGGCCAACGCCGTTCAGCAAAACGTTCTGCGGCTGCTCCAGTAG
- the fliD gene encoding flagellar filament capping protein FliD, which translates to MANFGALSSLGLGSSGALSYDIIDKLRKVDEENQIKPIDSQIADMKKREEELAKITTMAATLKSSLFELSDSVLFAKRTVDVTGSDVAVEVEDGAAAQEIDVTVKNLAKAAIDQTKGFASKESVVTTVDTDMTIDIDGGSTTFTVAAGTTLSQLKEQIAEEMKGKVDVTLLNTGGDEPWRLVLKSSETGADQAMSFSFDDHDANTAGDDFLALTAPEASVQSAADALFTFNGVDITRPSNTVGDLVVGVTFTLKNEGTSPNHISIKRDDEAITAKVQDFVDRYNTLMGELTAATKYDPETKKAGILQGESEVVSLKLSVARLALGTAPDGKGLADYGIDVTREGVMSFDSSKLQSALKNDVDEVSQTFAGTEEKPGVFLQLKNYLSDAATDRDSLLSNLDDRLKAREKSLEKRKERAQQTIETRYDVMAKRFAAYDALIGKLNASFQSLQSMIDAQANAKK; encoded by the coding sequence ATGGCAAATTTCGGAGCGCTCAGCTCCCTGGGGCTGGGGAGCAGCGGGGCGCTGAGCTACGACATTATCGACAAACTCCGCAAGGTTGACGAAGAGAATCAGATCAAACCGATCGACAGCCAGATCGCCGATATGAAAAAACGCGAAGAGGAGCTGGCGAAGATTACGACGATGGCGGCGACGCTGAAAAGCTCCCTTTTCGAACTCTCCGATTCGGTACTCTTCGCCAAGCGGACCGTCGATGTCACAGGAAGCGACGTGGCGGTCGAGGTCGAAGACGGCGCAGCGGCGCAGGAGATCGACGTGACGGTCAAAAACCTGGCGAAGGCGGCGATCGACCAGACCAAGGGTTTCGCTTCCAAAGAAAGCGTCGTCACGACCGTGGATACCGACATGACGATCGACATCGACGGCGGCAGTACCACTTTCACCGTCGCCGCCGGAACCACCCTTTCGCAACTGAAGGAGCAGATCGCCGAAGAGATGAAGGGGAAGGTGGATGTGACGCTCCTGAACACGGGCGGCGATGAACCCTGGCGGCTGGTGCTGAAATCTTCCGAAACGGGAGCGGACCAGGCGATGAGCTTCTCTTTCGACGACCACGACGCCAATACGGCCGGCGATGACTTTCTGGCCCTCACCGCGCCCGAAGCGTCGGTGCAGAGTGCCGCCGACGCACTCTTCACCTTCAACGGCGTCGACATTACCCGCCCCTCCAATACCGTCGGCGACCTGGTGGTGGGCGTGACCTTCACGCTAAAAAACGAAGGCACCTCGCCCAACCACATCTCCATAAAGCGCGACGACGAGGCGATCACCGCAAAGGTGCAGGATTTCGTGGACCGGTACAACACCCTGATGGGCGAACTGACCGCGGCGACCAAATACGACCCCGAAACGAAGAAGGCGGGTATTCTCCAGGGTGAGAGCGAAGTGGTCTCTCTGAAGCTCTCGGTGGCGCGCCTGGCGCTCGGCACGGCACCCGACGGCAAGGGGCTGGCCGACTACGGCATCGACGTCACCCGCGAGGGGGTCATGAGTTTCGACAGCTCAAAACTCCAGAGTGCCCTGAAGAACGATGTCGACGAAGTGTCACAAACCTTTGCCGGCACCGAAGAGAAACCCGGTGTCTTTCTACAGCTCAAAAACTACCTCTCAGACGCCGCCACCGACAGGGACTCCCTCCTTTCCAACCTCGACGACCGGCTCAAGGCGCGGGAAAAGAGCCTGGAAAAGCGGAAGGAACGCGCCCAGCAGACCATCGAAACCCGCTACGACGTCATGGCCAAACGCTTCGCCGCCTACGACGCCCTCATCGGCAAACTCAACGCCTCCTTCCAGTCGCTCCAGAGCATGATCGACGCCCAGGCCAACGCGAAAAAATAG